In a single window of the Aridibaculum aurantiacum genome:
- a CDS encoding oxygenase MpaB family protein produces the protein MEYFVRPGNVVREIWGKSDTILFIFAGASAEFALNKAVDWLYFTGRLPADPIGRLFSTVRYAREIVFSPRDAALKAIHKITSIHQGVENKRGSVIPMWAYRDVLFMLIYYSIAAYELLEKKLSDPQKEEVYQVFYEMGINMGIEDLPATYKAWLPVREAHLQADLAVSDHSIDLFKQYRKHLGAARYAILIEGQKLVVPKRVGELLQFSSIHWMAPVVPIFKFSRLIHMDKLIKAAILPFKYKDDFKALEENLHEPVK, from the coding sequence ATGGAATATTTTGTAAGACCCGGTAATGTTGTTAGAGAAATCTGGGGTAAGAGCGATACCATACTTTTTATTTTTGCGGGTGCCTCTGCTGAATTTGCTTTGAACAAAGCAGTCGATTGGCTATACTTCACTGGTCGCTTACCAGCCGATCCAATAGGCAGGTTATTCTCAACTGTTCGTTATGCGAGAGAGATTGTTTTTTCGCCACGCGATGCCGCACTTAAAGCCATTCATAAAATAACTTCTATACACCAGGGCGTTGAAAACAAAAGAGGTTCAGTAATTCCTATGTGGGCTTACCGCGATGTTCTTTTCATGCTTATCTACTATTCTATTGCTGCGTACGAATTGCTCGAAAAGAAACTTTCAGATCCGCAAAAAGAAGAAGTTTACCAGGTGTTTTACGAGATGGGGATCAATATGGGTATTGAAGATCTTCCAGCTACTTATAAAGCATGGCTTCCGGTGCGTGAAGCACATTTACAAGCAGACCTGGCAGTTAGTGATCATTCCATTGACCTTTTTAAACAGTACCGCAAGCACCTGGGTGCTGCACGTTATGCCATATTAATAGAAGGTCAAAAACTGGTTGTTCCAAAGCGGGTTGGCGAGCTACTACAATTTTCATCTATCCATTGGATGGCTCCTGTGGTACCTATCTTCAAATTCAGCCGGCTCATTCATATGGACAAGCTAATTAAAGCAGCCATTTTACCTTTTAAGTATAAAGATGATTTTAAAGCACTGGAAGAAAATTTACATGAACCGGTAAAATAG
- a CDS encoding DUF4251 domain-containing protein yields the protein MFLRIAVILSVISTAIFTSCSTASNTSGTSNSEAVNLVKQRSYIFQAQSITPQGGGLRPLTPEYELTVSKDTIHCFLPYMGRSFTAPMDPRQIGLDFNSTNFEYQETARRNGRIEITIIPKDNREVRQMNLSVSPDGFAMLNVGMLNKQPVAFNGIIIRRTTDRR from the coding sequence ATGTTTTTAAGGATAGCCGTCATTCTAAGTGTGATCAGTACAGCAATATTTACCAGTTGTTCTACAGCCAGCAATACTAGCGGCACTAGCAATTCTGAAGCAGTAAACCTGGTGAAGCAACGATCATATATTTTCCAGGCTCAATCTATCACTCCACAAGGAGGAGGTTTGCGTCCATTAACGCCTGAATATGAATTGACCGTTTCAAAAGATACTATTCATTGCTTTTTGCCTTACATGGGCAGAAGCTTTACTGCTCCAATGGATCCAAGGCAGATAGGACTTGATTTTAATTCTACTAATTTTGAATACCAGGAAACCGCACGCCGCAATGGAAGAATAGAGATAACCATTATACCCAAAGACAACCGCGAGGTCAGGCAAATGAACTTATCCGTTTCGCCAGATGGATTTGCTATGCTGAATGTAGGAATGCTGAATAAACAACCGGTAGCTTTCAACGGCATTATTATTCGCCGCACTACTGACAGGCGATGA